In Vulpes lagopus strain Blue_001 chromosome 1, ASM1834538v1, whole genome shotgun sequence, a genomic segment contains:
- the KIAA1614 gene encoding uncharacterized protein KIAA1614 homolog isoform X4 — translation MEGAAQPGGGGPQGTQIGSTTASSMEMTSAVERGGPEPQLDNGHLPRPWSCSLEDRTPSLLAPQHPRAWGLQLQGPSVLESKVRALKEQMMAGKPGVSPCLASHERPPKKPKCRRVKVGGAGPLSEGSSLPEAEVVLPAQSLTCGQLDGEVNKEEPARNRGPRPPRPPSPGPECWNGRSPWPPEAVRALPDNERSLPPGPGSLQESPVHRVTPGQPGGPGPCNKITVMPNLRKGRSYALQDGLIMGGDLDNLSLTCEEDFVPRPALLGGLWRAGDLGAVGTGGSPLSLSDRVERNRLLLQEMLNVGGKAPHNVGIPAWTPSWDGGVPERPAGDVDWDSGISLQDSEQNRTFGPKPESVLSHRHEEAKHLLQRARMKARTRPLRASHDIVPTVARGSRDDRSSPAPDPRTPQACRGSPQNGNTSDSSSGESSSGRWPRRGASPSRVRFEDESARDAESRYLERLRQRQRPAASRGPLRSEPDLGRYGRGGLARSDGAGALGRLLGRLERGPVPAPPPRTCRACGSCRDAPAQASPDPRALRERPAACAVQAVQAVQAAPAQPPSSRGSSAPSRLRPAEPGCPPAGIRETHVGAARRPEEADSAPDSTDTSDGGRTDSEEAGPSRPSRARGGAGGSSPRLRGSRPRGGPSGFRKADPELPRGAAAPHPLPGVDQAEGAAQVRGGRGQVPEGTLSPREDAFAKPPVPESKRPSLGSQWQPGPALGDHWVHPVDSWAPGRTASPPAPSMKRGPGSPGRQAPAAESPESLETVSASSLQQSHAEAPALRQAQQPTSSFSPEAWVPTPPSSRKVTSPVSHRKAALAGPRRLSEPGEPADTPLPLSRSVIPRTCERSPAQTQPHGPAVRQPLLALSTNNCNNSVPPGPQESWGGAVPEGKAEEGPCSQESRSTTGGVQGFLGSAGVGTVSSMSITLSLTSEEPESSQEPEGGLPRTELSSGGQVSSRALLGVSAGPGPPSAAPSDRSKKSSSSLASTLGLKKLFSALGQGTRPKLGKARSYSVEQLQSPAPGPASHPSSPRVKKAPSLQSLRLAFLVP, via the exons aGGGACCCAAATAGGGAGCACAACAGCTAGCTCCATGGAGATGACCTCAGCTGTGGAGAGAGGTGGTCCTGAGCCACAGCTGGATAATGGACACCTCCCAAGACCCTGGTCCTGCTCTCTGGAAGACAGAACACCCAGCCTGTTGGCACCCCAGCATCCCAGGGCATGGGGGCTACAGCTCCAAGGTCCCTCTGTGCTGGAGTCCAAAGTGAGGGCCTTGAAGGAACAAATGATGGCAGGCAAACCGGGGGTGAGCCCCTGCCTCGCTTCTCACGAGCGGCCACCCAAGAAACCCAAATGTAGGCGAGTCAAGGTGGGTGGAGCCGGGCCTCTGTCGGAGGGGTCTTCCCTGCCAGAGGCCGAGGTGGTCCTCCCCGCTCAGAGTCTGACCTGTGGGCAGCTGGACGGCGAAGTCAACAAGGAGGAACCTGCCAGGAACAGGGGGCCCAGACCCCCCAGGCCGCCTTCTCCTGGGCCTGAGTGCTGGAATGGGAGGAGCCCGTGGCCTCCAGAAGCAGTGCGGGCATTGCCTGACAATGAGAGGAGCCTGCCGCCGGGGCCTGGCTCTTTGCAAGAGAGCCCTGTCCACAGAGTCACTCCAGGCCAGCCTGGGGGCCCTGGTCCTTGTAACAAAATCACCGTCATGCCCAACCTGCGGAAAGGAAGGTCATACGCCCTTCAGGATGGTCTTATCATGGGGGGAGACCTGGACAACTTATCTCTGACCTGCGAGGAGGACTTTGTTCCCAGGCCAGCCCTGCTAGGGGGCCTCTGGCGAGCTGGAGACCTGGGGGCTGTGGGCACTGGTGGCAGTCCTTTGTCCCTGTCTGACCGGGTGGAGAGGAACCGCCTTCTGCTGCAGGAGATGCTAAATGTTGGGGGTAAGGCCCCCCACAATGTGGGAATCCCAGcctggactccatcctgggacggAGGTGTACCAG AGCGGCCAGCAGGGGACGTGGACTGGGACTCTGGCATCTCCCTGCAGGACTCAGAGCAGAACAG GACCTTTGGTCCCAAGCCGGAGTCTGTGCTGAGCCACAGGCATGAGGAAGCCAAGCATCTGCTGCAGCGTGCCCGCATGAAGGCCAGGACCCGGCCCCTCCGTGCCAGCCATGATATCGTGCCCACTGTCGCCCGGGGCAGCCG AGACGACCGGAGCAGCCCAGCCCCCGACCCGCGGACGCCCCAGGCCTGCAGAGGCAGCCCCCAGAACGGGAACACGAGTGACTCCTCCAGCGGGGAGTCCAGCAGCGGGCGCTGGCCCAGGCGCGGCGCCTCCCCGTCCCGCGTGCGCTTCGAGGACGAGTCGGCCCGCGACGCCGAGTCCCGCTACCTGGAGCGGctgcggcagcggcagcggccgGCGGCCTCCCGGGGCCCGCTGCGCTCCGAGCCCGACCTGGGCCGCTACGGGCGCGGGGGCCTGGCGCGCTCCGACGGCGCAGGGGCGCTCGGCCGGCTGCTGGGCCGCCTGGAGCGCGGGCCcgtccccgcgccgccgcccagGACGTGCCGGGCCTGCGGCAGCTGCAGGGACGCCCCCGCGCAGGCGAGCCCCGACCCCAGGGCGCTGCGGGAGCGCCCGGCTGCCTGCGCGGTGCAGGCGGTGCAGGCGGTGCAGGCGGCGCCCGCGCAGCCCCCGAGCTCCCGGGGCTCCAGCGCCCCCTCGAGGCTCCGCCCCGCCGAGCCCGGGTGCCCCCCCGCAGGCATCCGGGAAACGCACGTGGGAGCCGCGCGGCGCCCCGAGGAGGCCGACTCGGCGCCGGACAGCACGGACACGTCGGACGGCGGCAGGACCGACAGCGAGGAGGCCGGGCCCTCGCGCCCCAGCAGGGcccgcggcggggccgggggcagcAGTCCGCGTCTGCGGGGCTCCAGGCCTCGGGGAGGCCCCAGCGGGTTCCGGAAGGCCGACCCGGAGCTGCCCCGGGGCGCTGCGGCCCCGCACCCCCTGCCCGGGGTTGATCAGGCGGAGGGTGCAGCCCAGGTCAGAGGAGGCAGGGGACAGGTGCCCGAGGGGACTCTGTCTCCCAGGGAAGACGCTTTCGCTAAGCCTCCCGTCCCGGAATCTAAAAGGCCTTCCCTGGGGTCCCAGTGGCAGCCTGGGCCAGCGCTGGGAGATCACTGGGTCCACCCGGTGGATTCCTGGGCTCCGGGCAGGACAGCCTCTCCGCCCGCCCCTTCCATGAAGCGGGGACCGGGGTCGCCGGGCAGACAAGCCCCGGCTGCAGAAAGCCCAGAGTCTCTGGAGACCGTCTCTGCTTCCTCCCTGCAACAGAGCCACGCAGAGGCCCCTGCCCTGCGCCAGGCCCAGCAGCcaacctcttccttctcccccgaAGCCTGGGTGCCAACCCCTCCATCTTCAAGGAAAGTCACCTCCCCGGTGTCTCACAGGAAGGCAGCCCTGGCTGGGCCCCGCAGGCTGAGTGAACCCGGAGAGCCTGCGGACACCCCTCTGCCTCTTTCAAGAAGTGTGATTCCCAGGACCTGTGAGCGCTCCCCTGCACAGACCCAGCCCCACGGCCCCGCAGTCAGGCAGCCGCTGCTGGCCCTGTCCACCAACAACTGCAACAACAGCGTGCCCCCAGGGCCGCAAGAGTCCTGGGGAGGAGCTGTCCCCGAGGGCAAGGCGGAGGAGGGCCCCTGTAGCCAGGAGAGCCGCAGCACCACCG GAGGAGTCCAGGGCTTTCTCGGCTCGGCAGGTGTTGGCACTGTCAGCTCCATGAGCATCACCCTCTCCTTGACCTCAGAGGAGCCAGAGTCCAGCCAGGAACCAGAGGGAGGCCTGCCGAGGACAGAGTTGAGTTCTGGAGGGCAAGTGTCATCCCG AGCATTACTGGGTGTCAGTGCTGGACCTGGCCCTCCCAGCGCTGCCCCTTCTGACAGGAGCaagaaaagcagcagcagcctggCCTCCACCCTGGGGCTGAAGAAGCTCTTCTCAGCCCTGGGCCAGGGCACTAGGCCCAAGCTGGGCAAGGCCCGCAGCTACAGTGTGGAGCAGCTGCAGTCCCCTGCGCCTGGCCCAGCGTCGCACCCCAGCTCCCCCAGAGTGAAGAAAGCCCCGTCGTTACAGTCCCTCCGCCTG GCTTTTCTGGTACCCTAG